The Methanothermobacter sp. genomic sequence GGTGAAACTTCACCAGAAAAAGTATATCGTTTTCCTGGAGGAACCTCGAAAATTTATCGGCATCAAAATCGTGAAAATTGAGATGATGGGATATTAAATTGCCGTCGTCTATGAATTCCGATGATCTGAATGTCGGTGCAAAGAGGATGATGGTTCTATAGGAATCCGGGTTCACAGACAGGATCTCTGAAAGTCTTCCCGGCCTGAAGAGCTTATCATTTCTTGGCTGACCTGTTATGTGTATGCGGCGGGCGTCCTGGTTGAAACAAGCCGCAAGGGCATTCTTCATAATCGTCGAGGTCGCGATTAGATAGTAATTCTCATCATCAAAACTGACCGGGGGTTTGAACTCCCTTCCATTGGTTTCAGTGTAGGCCATGGCCTTGAGTGGCATGCCATGCCAGAGATTAACATACCTCTGCCTTGAAACACGTATCTCAGCCATCCTCCCATGTGTTGATACTATAGTCCCTGCCCTGAGTATTCTAAAGAGTGCCCTCAATGAGTGACGCTTTTCCTGTTTTACATCAGGGACGTCTGCAGGTTCATCAACGATCCATACACACTCTTTATCCTCAATTTCCTTTATAAAATCAAAGAGGGCCATGCTGTTACCTGAAAAATCAGGTGCACTGTCAAACACGATCATTTTTTTATCTTTCGGTATCATTAAATTTATGATCTTAAGTAAGGGTGTCAACATACTATCCTCCTGCATTCTAAAAATAAATAACATGATTTACCTGATCCTAATATCAATAAATACACTTATCTAAAATACAGTTAGATGCATTGACTGATTCACCTATAAAAATCTTTGACTGAGGGAGTATATGAAGATTGCAATGATAATACCCTTTGACCCCTCCACAAGGGGTGGTGTTCTGAGGGCTGTTAAATCCCAGGAAGTGGTCTACAGATACCTGGGGGCTGAAGTTGAAACCTTCTATGCATCAGAACTTGATAGAACTGATCTCAAGGGCTATGACATCATCCACGTCCATGGTCCGCTCAAGGTAGGAGGTCTTCTTAAGATCCGCAAAAGCGGCGTCCCGGCTGTGCTGACCGTGCATGGGTGGGTCATCAATGAGGCCCTAACTGCACTCAGAATGGACCCCATTGGCAACCTCCACTATATCCTCCGGCTGATAAACTGGGCGCTCCACATGCTCATATTTATACGCATAGTTTACAGGGGCAGAATAACAACTGTTTCAGAGATAAAAAGGAAAATGAACCATCTGGATGCTATGGTTATTCACAATGCACTCATCACACATGAGATTGACAAAAAGGTTTCCAAATGTCAGGAAATTGGAAAAAATTGCTTAACAGCAGTTACATATGTAAGTATAGGCGGATCCATGGTCAGCAGCATCCCCAGACTGGTGGAAATTGTTGAAAAGGTTAACAGAAAGACATCAAAAAGATTGAGGCTCCTCGTATTTGGCGATGACCGTGGATACGACACAGATAATGTGAAATTCATGGGTTACCGTGATGATTTTCTCTGCTACCTGAAATCAGCTGACATCATGCTTCTGGGATATGAAATGAGTGAACTCGGGTACGCCATCCTTGAAGCAGGGTACCTTGGAGTTCCCATTGCAAAGTTCAGGGGTGAATACGAGGAACTTGAGGACGGTGTTCATGGCATAATAGCAGATGACGAAGATTACATGGTCCAGAGGCTGAGAGAATTCATAGAGGACCCATCAATAGGTTCTGCGTGGGGTGAGAACCTCAAGGATTATATATTAAAAACAAGATCCGTGGATGTTATAGGAAAGAGGTGGAAGCTGCTGATTGAGGAACTCAGACAATCTTATCAAGGAAACTGAACCATCTTTCCTTTACAGTTCCTGGACTGAAATCCACAGACC encodes the following:
- a CDS encoding CDP-glycerol glycerophosphotransferase family protein, which gives rise to MLFIFRMQEDSMLTPLLKIINLMIPKDKKMIVFDSAPDFSGNSMALFDFIKEIEDKECVWIVDEPADVPDVKQEKRHSLRALFRILRAGTIVSTHGRMAEIRVSRQRYVNLWHGMPLKAMAYTETNGREFKPPVSFDDENYYLIATSTIMKNALAACFNQDARRIHITGQPRNDKLFRPGRLSEILSVNPDSYRTIILFAPTFRSSEFIDDGNLISHHLNFHDFDADKFSRFLQENDILFLVKFHPLEEDEARKFFKRMDNVLLIESDELTRRHADLYDILGGVDVLVTDYSSVYFDFLLLDRPIVFAVPDLEEYRRRRGFVLEPFEFWTPGPKVRTFSEFLAELEKCINDEDYYRDERRMINELVNQYQDDRSSERVYKLVWGED
- a CDS encoding glycosyltransferase; amino-acid sequence: MKIAMIIPFDPSTRGGVLRAVKSQEVVYRYLGAEVETFYASELDRTDLKGYDIIHVHGPLKVGGLLKIRKSGVPAVLTVHGWVINEALTALRMDPIGNLHYILRLINWALHMLIFIRIVYRGRITTVSEIKRKMNHLDAMVIHNALITHEIDKKVSKCQEIGKNCLTAVTYVSIGGSMVSSIPRLVEIVEKVNRKTSKRLRLLVFGDDRGYDTDNVKFMGYRDDFLCYLKSADIMLLGYEMSELGYAILEAGYLGVPIAKFRGEYEELEDGVHGIIADDEDYMVQRLREFIEDPSIGSAWGENLKDYILKTRSVDVIGKRWKLLIEELRQSYQGN